Proteins encoded together in one Thermomonospora curvata DSM 43183 window:
- a CDS encoding DUF4129 domain-containing protein, which produces MSVEPIGRDEARELARRELDKGIYHRDEPSWLERAWQSFGDWLREIFGKAAAPPSPGAESGWASLAVVFVLLVAAVAVVAWLMRGRRNIRAAAQAPPQDRPSTADDHRRAAERHAAAGRWAQAVRERLRAIARDLEERLILAPRPGRTADELAAEAGAALPEHAERLRAGVRLFNDIWYGNRPATAEGYAALVALDEELRAARPGEPSGASA; this is translated from the coding sequence ATGAGCGTTGAGCCGATCGGCCGTGACGAGGCCCGGGAGCTGGCGCGGCGGGAGCTGGACAAGGGCATCTACCACCGCGACGAGCCGTCCTGGCTGGAGCGGGCCTGGCAGAGCTTCGGCGACTGGCTGCGGGAGATCTTCGGCAAGGCCGCCGCCCCGCCCTCCCCCGGCGCCGAAAGCGGCTGGGCGTCCCTGGCGGTCGTCTTCGTGCTGCTGGTGGCGGCCGTGGCGGTGGTCGCCTGGTTGATGCGGGGACGGCGCAACATCCGCGCCGCCGCGCAGGCGCCGCCGCAGGATCGGCCGTCCACGGCCGATGACCACCGGCGCGCCGCCGAGCGGCACGCCGCCGCCGGGCGGTGGGCGCAGGCCGTCCGGGAACGGCTGCGCGCCATCGCCCGCGACCTGGAGGAGCGCCTGATCCTCGCGCCCCGGCCCGGCCGCACCGCCGACGAGCTGGCCGCCGAGGCCGGCGCGGCGCTGCCGGAGCACGCCGAACGGCTGCGGGCGGGCGTGCGGCTCTTCAACGACATCTGGTACGGGAACCGGCCGGCCACCGCCGAGGGCTATGCGGCCCTGGTGGCGCTCGATGAGGAGCTGCGCGCAGCCCGGCCCGGTGAGCCGTCCGGGGCGTCCGCATGA
- a CDS encoding DUF4350 domain-containing protein, which translates to MTAPDAPSTGQVAQSRRRALRGVVFALAGLALLVVISALLQPSRQPQYLDPDSAGRDGARALVQILRQRDVHVQAMRDAVDARMAARPDGTLVVVRSERLAPEELNTLRHAPGDLLLVEPSRSALRLLAPGVEPAGSSYTAEGGPECALPAAASAGEVRFEVSELYLAPPEAVRCYPSEGAPRLVRLAVHGRTVTVLGSGRPLTNGRLAQAGNAALAMNLVGARSSVVWLIPDPPEPGEVEAQSWQDLLPPGVRMFALQVCVAVVLVALWRMRRMGPVVAESLPVAVRSAETVEGRARLYRAHRARDSAAEALRVGARDRLVPLLGLPPGAARDPSMAQKIVTALARRTHRDEQAIGWALYGPPPEDDARLLALTDFLDDLERQVRRL; encoded by the coding sequence ATGACCGCGCCGGATGCGCCGAGCACCGGGCAAGTGGCGCAAAGCCGCCGGCGCGCCCTGCGGGGGGTGGTGTTCGCCCTGGCGGGGCTGGCGCTGCTGGTCGTGATCTCGGCCCTGCTGCAGCCGTCCCGGCAGCCGCAGTACCTGGACCCGGATTCGGCCGGCCGGGACGGCGCCCGGGCGCTGGTGCAGATCCTCCGGCAGCGGGACGTCCACGTGCAGGCGATGCGCGACGCCGTGGACGCCCGGATGGCCGCACGCCCGGACGGCACACTGGTGGTCGTCCGGTCCGAACGGCTGGCCCCCGAGGAGCTGAACACGCTGCGCCACGCCCCCGGCGATCTGCTGCTGGTCGAGCCGTCCCGGTCCGCGTTGCGGCTCCTGGCGCCCGGGGTCGAACCGGCCGGCAGTTCCTACACGGCCGAAGGCGGGCCGGAGTGCGCGCTGCCGGCCGCCGCCTCGGCGGGCGAGGTCCGCTTTGAGGTGTCGGAGCTGTACCTGGCCCCGCCGGAGGCCGTTCGGTGCTACCCGAGCGAGGGAGCGCCGCGGCTGGTCCGGCTCGCGGTGCACGGCCGCACGGTCACCGTGCTGGGCTCCGGCCGGCCGCTCACCAACGGGCGCCTGGCCCAGGCGGGCAACGCCGCGCTGGCCATGAACCTGGTGGGGGCGCGTTCGTCGGTGGTGTGGCTGATCCCCGATCCGCCCGAGCCCGGCGAGGTGGAGGCCCAAAGCTGGCAGGACCTCCTCCCGCCGGGAGTGCGGATGTTCGCGCTGCAGGTCTGCGTCGCCGTGGTGCTGGTGGCGTTGTGGCGGATGCGGCGTATGGGGCCGGTGGTGGCGGAATCGCTGCCGGTGGCCGTACGCTCCGCGGAGACCGTGGAGGGCCGGGCCAGGCTGTACCGGGCGCACCGGGCCCGCGACAGCGCGGCCGAGGCACTGCGCGTGGGGGCCAGGGACCGGCTGGTCCCGCTGCTGGGGCTGCCGCCGGGCGCCGCCCGGGACCCGTCCATGGCGCAGAAGATCGTGACCGCTCTGGCCCGGCGCACGCACCGGGACGAGCAGGCGATCGGCTGGGCGCTGTACGGCCCGCCACCGGAGGACGACGCCCGCCTCCTGGCGTTGACCGACTTCCTCGACGACCTCGAAAGGCAGGTGCGCCGGCTGTGA
- a CDS encoding AAA family ATPase: MALRNEVAKAVVGQDAVVTGLVIALLCRGHVLLEGVPGTAKTLLVRALARTLDLEFKRVQFTPDLMPGDVTGSLVYDNRTAEFEFREGPVFTNLLLADEINRTPPKTQASLLEAMEERQVSVEGVPRPLPDPFVVCATQNPIEYEGTYPLPEAQLDRFLLKLTVPVPSREEEIAVLQRHAEGFDPRDLSQVRAVAGAAELAAGQRAVRAVHVDPKVTGYVVDLCRATRQSPSLQLGVSPRGATALLATARAWAWLSGRDYVTPDDAKALARPTLRHRVQLRPEAELEGATADGVLEGILNTVPVPR, from the coding sequence ATGGCGCTGCGCAACGAGGTGGCCAAGGCGGTCGTGGGACAGGACGCGGTGGTCACCGGGCTGGTGATCGCGCTGCTGTGCCGGGGGCATGTGCTGCTGGAGGGCGTGCCGGGCACCGCCAAGACGCTGCTGGTGCGCGCCCTGGCGCGAACGCTGGACCTGGAGTTCAAGCGAGTGCAGTTCACCCCCGACCTGATGCCCGGGGACGTGACCGGCTCGCTGGTCTACGACAACCGGACGGCGGAGTTCGAGTTCCGCGAGGGGCCGGTGTTCACCAACCTGCTGCTGGCCGACGAGATCAACCGGACCCCGCCCAAGACCCAGGCGTCCCTGCTGGAGGCCATGGAGGAGCGGCAGGTGTCGGTGGAGGGCGTGCCGCGCCCGCTGCCCGACCCGTTCGTGGTCTGCGCGACCCAGAACCCCATCGAGTACGAGGGGACCTATCCGCTGCCGGAGGCCCAGCTGGACCGCTTCCTGCTGAAGCTGACCGTGCCGGTGCCCTCCCGGGAGGAGGAGATCGCGGTGCTGCAACGGCACGCCGAGGGTTTCGACCCGCGCGACCTGTCGCAGGTGCGCGCGGTGGCCGGGGCCGCGGAGCTGGCCGCCGGGCAGCGGGCGGTCCGCGCCGTCCACGTGGACCCCAAGGTCACCGGGTACGTGGTGGACCTGTGCCGGGCCACCCGGCAGTCCCCCTCCCTGCAGCTGGGGGTCTCGCCGCGCGGGGCGACCGCGCTGCTGGCGACGGCGCGGGCGTGGGCGTGGCTGTCGGGACGCGACTATGTGACCCCCGACGACGCCAAGGCGCTGGCCCGTCCCACGCTGCGGCACCGGGTGCAGCTGCGCCCGGAGGCCGAGCTGGAGGGCGCCACCGCCGACGGCGTCCTGGAGGGCATCCTCAACACCGTCCCGGTTCCGCGGTGA